In Populus alba chromosome 1, ASM523922v2, whole genome shotgun sequence, a single window of DNA contains:
- the LOC118027477 gene encoding uncharacterized protein: MRHKHKKSFITVILCSNGALTTSIDEVNVAFVHYYHNLLRTSSSVSPIDVVVVHSGPCLDESHYSFLLVPVSNEIVKENLFSIGNDKAPGLNGYSSLVFKKSWDIVRADFCVALQDFFSFGQILKQINHSIIAQVLKSANVNSTNDFRSISCCNVLRGRNIIDNINLAQEFLRHYDRKRTFPCCLIKIEFKKAFDSVQWVFLRELLHLLGFPYHFVHLVMLYVETSSFSVAINDSLYGFFPRRCGVR; this comes from the coding sequence atGCGTCATAAGCACAAGAAGAGTTTCATCACTGTCATCCTGTGTAGTAATGGGGCTCTTACCACCTCTATAGATGAAGTTAATGTTGCATTTGTTCATTACTACCATAACCTTCTTAGAACTTCATCATCTGTTTCTCCtattgatgttgttgttgttcatagTGGTCCTTGTCTTGATGAATCCCACTATAGTTTTCTCTTGGTGCCTGTCTCTAATGAAATTGTCAAGGAAAATCTCTTCAGCATTGGTAATGATAAAGCTCCCGGTCTTAACGGATATTCATctcttgttttcaaaaaatcttGGGATATAGTTAGAGCTGATTTTTGTGTAGCACTTcaggatttcttttcttttggccaaatcctaaagcAGATTAATCATTCCATTATTGCTCAGGTTCTAAAATCTGCTAATGTCAactcaacaaatgattttaGGTCAATCTCTTGTTGCAATGTGCTTAGAGGGAGGAATATAATCGATAACATTAACCTGGCTCAAGAGTTCCTTAGGCATTATGACAGGAAGAGAACCTTTCCCTGTTGCCttataaaaatagaattcaaGAAAGCCTTTGATTCGGTGCAATGGGTCTTTCTCAGAGAGCTTCTTCATCTTCTAGGTTTCCCCTACCATTTTGTTCATCTAGTAATGTTATATGTGGAAACTTCTTCCTTCTCTGTTGCTATCAATGATAGCCTTTATGGATTTTTTCCTAGGAGGTGTGGAGTTCGGTAG